One segment of Rosa chinensis cultivar Old Blush chromosome 6, RchiOBHm-V2, whole genome shotgun sequence DNA contains the following:
- the LOC112173533 gene encoding K(+) efflux antiporter 3, chloroplastic → MLESVTCFGSYKGYDIIKQKSPFMACSIGTTRFCGHSFSPYVSNQQVRSLSYANKYRIRHSPFVSRNFIQGNSSLTSFVHCWRGFYFSNHRPGHSARWRIYATLDVASAVDVINDLGFDTLTFLAVTVLVVPAFKIIKASPILGFFFAGIVLNQFGLIRNLTDVKILSEWGILFLLFEMGLELSFSRLKALAKFAFGMGLTQVVLSTLAFTAFELPPNGAIGTQILTFLFNSRPDLVNIRSVDEAVVIGAALSLSSSAFVLQLLAEKGELPTRFGSATLGILLLQDIAVVPLLVILPVLESQNIVEDSIWPMLLKESLKALGGLGLLSLGGKLVLRRIFEFVAEARSSEAFVALCLLTVAGTSLVTQQLGFSDTLGAFLAGALLAETNFRTQIEADIRPFRGLLLGLFFVTTGTSIDTQLLFREWPNVLSLLAGLIVIKTLIITAIGPRVGLTLQESVRIGLLLSQGGEFGFVVFSLANRLGVLPLELNKLLIIVVVLSMALTPLLNEAGRRAAAYIDDNFEAEDKVPDVVNFNSSEPVVILGFGQMGQVLANFLSTPLASGIDGDALGWPYVAFDLDPSVVKGSRKLGFPILYGDGSRPDVLQSAGISLPKAVLVMYTAREKTIDAVQRLRLAFPSIPIYARALDLKHLLDLKKAGATDAIMESAETSLQLGSKLLKGFGVMSDDVNFLRQIVRDSMELQAQEVVGKTDDQDLNNLKSLQVRVADLIDDPSSVSSTSSEDNSWEVNKVGASYISTLQGDVDEAEHDSELQRSGHTDGEEISHGNLDTKNGFPVKPQDAEGEINTVDPSSRRVTTKDEQ, encoded by the exons ATGTTGGAGTCAGTGACTTGTTTTGGAAGCTATAAG GGATACGACATTATCAAACAAAAGAGCCCGTTTATGGCTTGCTCCATTGGCACAACACGGTTCTGTGGGCATTCTTTCAGTCCTTATGTTAGTAACCAGCAAGTGCGCTCGTTATCATATGCCAATAAGTACAGGATAAGACATAGTCCTTTTGTTTCAAGAAATTTCATTCAAGGCAATTCTTCGTTAACTTCCTTTGTACACTGCTGGCGAGGATTTTATTTCTCAAACCATAGACCAGGCCACTCAGCAAGATGGAGGATATATGCAACACTTGATGTTGCCAGTGCTGTTGATGTCATCAATGATTTAGGATTTGATACTTTGACGTTCTTAGCTGTGACTGTTCTGGTTGTTCCTGCATTCAAGATCATCAAAGCTAGCCCT ATACTCGGTTTCTTCTTTGCGGGGATTGTACTCAATCAGTTTGGCTTGATTCGGAATCTTACAGATGTGAAAATTTTATCAGAGTGGGGGATTCTTTTTTTG CTATTTGAGATGGGATTAGAGCTTTCATTTTCACGTCTAAAGGCTCTTGCAAAATTTGCCTTCGGCATGGGATTAACTCAG GTCGTATTATCTACTCTTGCTTTCACAGCATTTGAACTTCCTCCTAATGGGGCTATTGGAACGCAAATTTTGACGTTCCTCTTTAACTCAAGGCCTGATCTG GTCAATATCAGAAGCGTTGATGAAGCAGTAGTGATTGGTGCTGCTCTATCTTTATCTTCCTCAGCTTTTGTACTGCAg CTACTTGCAGAGAAAGGTGAACTACCTACAAGATTTGGCTCTGCAACTCTTGGGATACTTCTTTTACAG GATATAGCAGTCGTACCTCTCTTAGTCATACTTCCCGTGCTGGAAAGCCAG AACATAGTGGAGGACAGTATATGGCCAATGCTTTTGAAGGAGAGTTTAAAAGCTCTAGGTGGGCTGGGACTTCTTTCTCTTGGAGGAAAATTAGTTCTTAGGCGAATTTTTGAG TTTGTAGCAGAAGCAAGGAGCTCAGAGGCATTTGTTGCCCTTTGCTTACTGACAGTGGCTGGGACTTCACTTGTCACCCAGCAGTTGGGGTTCAGTGATACG CTTGGAGCATTTTTGGCTGGAGCACTGCTAGCAGAAACAAATTTCCGGACACAAATTGAAGCCGATATAAGGCCATTTAGAGGCTTACTTCTGGGGTTATTTTTTGTAACTACAGGGACGTCCATTGACACGCAG CTTCTTTTTCGAGAGTGGCCGAATGTGCTTTCACTCTTGGCGGGTTTGATTGTCATCAAGACGCTGATAATAACAGCGATAGGCCCTCGTGTTGGACTCACTTTGCAAGAAAGTGTAAGAATAGGATTGCTTTTGTCTCAAGGAGGGGAGTTTGGCTTTGTAGTTTTTTCTCTTGCAAACAG GCTTGGTGTGCTACCACTTGAGCTTAACAAGTTGCTCATAATTGTTGTTGTCCTGTCAATGGCATTAACCCCATTGCTTAATGAAGCTGGAAGAAGAGCTGCTGCATATATTGATGACAATTTTGAAGCAGAGGAT AAAGTTCCTGATGTGGTGAATTTCAATTCAAGTGAACCTGTTGTTATTCTTGGATTTGGACAAATGGGCCAG gtCCTTGCCAATTTCTTGTCCACTCCATTGGCTTCAGGAATAGATGGAGATGCTCTGGGATGGCCCTATGTAGCTTTTGATCTTGATCCATCTGTCGTGAAG GGGTCTAGAAAGCTCGGCTTTCCAATTCTTTACGGGGATGGATCACGTCCTGATGTTTTGCAATCTGCTGGTATATCTCTCCCAAAAGCTGTCTTGGTTATGTACACTGCAAGGGAGAAAACAATTGATGCCGTTCAAAGGCTTCGACTTGCTTTCCCTTCA ATCCCTATTTATGCCAGAGCTCTGGACCTGAAGCACCTTTTAGATCTGAAAAAAGCAGGTGCAACAGATGCCATTATGGAAAGTGCAGAG ACAAGTTTGCAGCTGGGCTCTAAGCTTTTGAAAGGGTTTGGTGTTATGTCTGATGATGTGAACTTTCTTCGTCAAATTGTTCGTGATTCCATGGAGCTGCAAGCTCAAGAAGTAGTCGGGAAAACTGATGATCAAGACTTGAATAATTTGAAGTCATTGCAG GTGAGAGTTGCTGACTTAATTGATGACCCCTCATCCGTTTCATCAACTTCATCGGAAGACAATTCATGGGAGGTAAACAAGGTGGGTGCTTCTTATATCTCGACGTTGCAGGGAGATGTAGATGAAGCAGAGCATGACAGTGAACTCCAACGGTCAGGGCATACGGATGGTGAAGAAATTTCGCATGGTAACTTAGACACAAAGAATGGCTTTCCAGTTAAACCGCAAGATGCTGAGGGGGAGATAAATACAGTAGACCCATCATCCCGCCGTGTAACGACTAAGGATGAACAGTAA